In the Diprion similis isolate iyDipSimi1 chromosome 2, iyDipSimi1.1, whole genome shotgun sequence genome, one interval contains:
- the LOC124415926 gene encoding neurotrophin 1 isoform X1: MRIPRRSMCFLVLALLALVATTRADEEDDLDDVGFEDEEDLADDKISTSLNVEGGFFEKKELEIRNAVLSAVKVPEKQAQLSQVLPIIRSMSPPQKRAMAVLVTTRMSHNDTTLPFDKVESLFGGDDRKNVSRDLMLPISMDIAKIIADDIPEDLPEAQELRYYVPVGKRRRPQYYSKPRRPSTMNRRNVHPDGPRPTLPRPGRRPTEVKRSPTEQECTFFTSTVCLEAADYPHEAILRSIRSNREMISALLADYKSQSTVESYDDRLPIALPLENKFENRFESNEIKRSDNNSPYAESVEEGFTCPSQIRYARPQLARAASGDWKYIINTGEHTQTLRLEKCTKPQSSCSFVSENYKSSCTQVFNYHRLLTWDTNLGLHMDIFKIPTCCSCHVLGYSDLYPPHRKNPPSKLNEKFPGVEFVAEDQADKYRDFSNSGNNFISKKSPSANFESSFISGGSSPSYVDDAASSSNYNFFEKKPSPNTTPTTRPIFTPTLRTRAKKPSGASRPFDNLPQQHAPNTRAPGYTGPATKHRPRPNRPFRRESNTQLDYPGNQEVDATSKRYSQQFDQAVDATTRVQGGSYNEEYDDPPRRVNYNYHPIIDFFKPEASMLQSVQPQMATQPSPVQSSNAWKPMISA, from the exons ATGAGGATACCTAGAAGAAGCATGTGTTTCCTGGTG TTAGCTCTCCTGGCTCTGGTCGCCACGACGAGAGCCGACGAAGAGGATGACCTGGACGACGTCGGAtttgaagacgaagaagattTGGCCGACGATAAGATATCCACGTCGTTGAACGTCGAAGGTggattttttgagaaaaaggaACTGGAGATCAGGAATGCGGTTCTCAGC GCTGTCAAAGTGCCGGAGAAACAGGCTCAGCTGAGCCAAGTGTTGCCCATAATTCGGAGCATGTCACCGCCCCAAAAACGAGCAATGGCCGTTTTGGTCACAACAAGAATGTCTCACAATGACACAACGCTGCCATTCGATAAGGTCGAATCGCTGTTTGGCGGTGACGATAGGAAGAATGTGTCGAGGGATTTAATGCTGCCGATCAGCATGGATATCGCAAAAATCATCGCTGACGATATCCCCGAGGATTTGCCAGAG GCACAGGAACTAAGGTACTACGTACCTGTTGGAAAAAGACGGCGTCCTCAGTATTATTCCAAGCCTCGACGCCCGTCGACGATGAACCGACGAAATGTGCATCCAG aCGGACCTCGACCGACTCTTCCGAGACCAGGAAGACGACCAACGGAAGTAAAAAGAAGTCCCACCGAGCAAGAATGCACTTTTTTCACGTCGACTGTTTGCCTTGAAGCTGCGGACTACCCTCA CGAAGCGATATTGAGAAGCATCAGAAGTAACAGGGAAATGATATCTGCGCTACTCGCTGACTACAAGTCTCAGAGCACCGTGGAATCTTACGATGACAGACTTCCGATTGCTCTACCGTTGgagaataaattcgaaaacagATTCGAAAGCAACGAGATCAAGAG ATCGGACAATAATTCCCCCTACGCAGAGAGCGTCGAGGAGGGATTCACCTGTCCGTCACAGATCAGGTACGCACGCCCGCAACTCGCGAGAGCAGCATCCGGTGACTGGAAGTACATCATCAATACCGGTGAACACACGCAGACGCTGAGGCTGGAGAAATGCAC AAAACCTCAGAGCAGCTGCTCCTTCGTGTCTGAGAACTACAAGTCATCGTGCACGCAAGTGTTCAACTACCACCGTCTGCTCACCTGGGACACGAACCTCGGTCTGCACATGGACATCTTCAAGATCCCGACATGCTGCAGCTGCCATGTTCTCGGTTACTCGGACCTGTATCCACCTCACCGTAAAAACCCTCCCTCAAAACTGAACGAAAAGTTTCCCGGGGTCGAGTTCGTGGCCGAAGACCAAGCCGACAAATATCGCGATTTTAGCAACTCCGGGAACAATTTCATCTCGAAGAAGAGTCCCAGCGCCAATTTCGAGTCCAGCTTTATCAGCGGTGGTTCGAGCCCTTCGTACGTCGACGACGCGGCTTCCAGCTCCAACTACAACTTCTTCGAGAAGAAGCCAAGCCCAAATACCACACCGACTACTCGACCCATCTTCACTCCCACCCTGAGGACCAGGGCGAAGAAGCCCTCCGGGGCTTCAAGGCCTTTTGACAATCTGCCACAGCAGCATGCACCCAATACCAGAGCCCCTGGGTACACGGGCCCCGCGACGAAGCACAGACCGAGGCCCAACAGACCCTTCAGAAGGGAGTCTAATACCCAGCTCGACTATCCAGGCAATCAGGAAGTGGATGCAACCAGCAAACG GTATAGTCAACAATTTGACCAAGCCGTTGACGCCACTACCCGGGTTCAGGGCGGATCCTACAACGAGGAATACGATGACCCCCCGCGCAGAGTAAATTACAACTATCATCCGATAATAGATTTCTTCAAGCCGGAAGCCTCGATGCTTCAGTCTGTTCAACCGCAAATGGCTACGCAGCCATCGCCAGTGCAAAGTTCCAACGCTTGGAAGCCGATGATTTCGGCTTAG
- the LOC124415926 gene encoding neurotrophin 1 isoform X2 — translation MSPPQKRAMAVLVTTRMSHNDTTLPFDKVESLFGGDDRKNVSRDLMLPISMDIAKIIADDIPEDLPEAQELRYYVPVGKRRRPQYYSKPRRPSTMNRRNVHPDGPRPTLPRPGRRPTEVKRSPTEQECTFFTSTVCLEAADYPHEAILRSIRSNREMISALLADYKSQSTVESYDDRLPIALPLENKFENRFESNEIKRSDNNSPYAESVEEGFTCPSQIRYARPQLARAASGDWKYIINTGEHTQTLRLEKCTKPQSSCSFVSENYKSSCTQVFNYHRLLTWDTNLGLHMDIFKIPTCCSCHVLGYSDLYPPHRKNPPSKLNEKFPGVEFVAEDQADKYRDFSNSGNNFISKKSPSANFESSFISGGSSPSYVDDAASSSNYNFFEKKPSPNTTPTTRPIFTPTLRTRAKKPSGASRPFDNLPQQHAPNTRAPGYTGPATKHRPRPNRPFRRESNTQLDYPGNQEVDATSKRYSQQFDQAVDATTRVQGGSYNEEYDDPPRRVNYNYHPIIDFFKPEASMLQSVQPQMATQPSPVQSSNAWKPMISA, via the exons ATGTCACCGCCCCAAAAACGAGCAATGGCCGTTTTGGTCACAACAAGAATGTCTCACAATGACACAACGCTGCCATTCGATAAGGTCGAATCGCTGTTTGGCGGTGACGATAGGAAGAATGTGTCGAGGGATTTAATGCTGCCGATCAGCATGGATATCGCAAAAATCATCGCTGACGATATCCCCGAGGATTTGCCAGAG GCACAGGAACTAAGGTACTACGTACCTGTTGGAAAAAGACGGCGTCCTCAGTATTATTCCAAGCCTCGACGCCCGTCGACGATGAACCGACGAAATGTGCATCCAG aCGGACCTCGACCGACTCTTCCGAGACCAGGAAGACGACCAACGGAAGTAAAAAGAAGTCCCACCGAGCAAGAATGCACTTTTTTCACGTCGACTGTTTGCCTTGAAGCTGCGGACTACCCTCA CGAAGCGATATTGAGAAGCATCAGAAGTAACAGGGAAATGATATCTGCGCTACTCGCTGACTACAAGTCTCAGAGCACCGTGGAATCTTACGATGACAGACTTCCGATTGCTCTACCGTTGgagaataaattcgaaaacagATTCGAAAGCAACGAGATCAAGAG ATCGGACAATAATTCCCCCTACGCAGAGAGCGTCGAGGAGGGATTCACCTGTCCGTCACAGATCAGGTACGCACGCCCGCAACTCGCGAGAGCAGCATCCGGTGACTGGAAGTACATCATCAATACCGGTGAACACACGCAGACGCTGAGGCTGGAGAAATGCAC AAAACCTCAGAGCAGCTGCTCCTTCGTGTCTGAGAACTACAAGTCATCGTGCACGCAAGTGTTCAACTACCACCGTCTGCTCACCTGGGACACGAACCTCGGTCTGCACATGGACATCTTCAAGATCCCGACATGCTGCAGCTGCCATGTTCTCGGTTACTCGGACCTGTATCCACCTCACCGTAAAAACCCTCCCTCAAAACTGAACGAAAAGTTTCCCGGGGTCGAGTTCGTGGCCGAAGACCAAGCCGACAAATATCGCGATTTTAGCAACTCCGGGAACAATTTCATCTCGAAGAAGAGTCCCAGCGCCAATTTCGAGTCCAGCTTTATCAGCGGTGGTTCGAGCCCTTCGTACGTCGACGACGCGGCTTCCAGCTCCAACTACAACTTCTTCGAGAAGAAGCCAAGCCCAAATACCACACCGACTACTCGACCCATCTTCACTCCCACCCTGAGGACCAGGGCGAAGAAGCCCTCCGGGGCTTCAAGGCCTTTTGACAATCTGCCACAGCAGCATGCACCCAATACCAGAGCCCCTGGGTACACGGGCCCCGCGACGAAGCACAGACCGAGGCCCAACAGACCCTTCAGAAGGGAGTCTAATACCCAGCTCGACTATCCAGGCAATCAGGAAGTGGATGCAACCAGCAAACG GTATAGTCAACAATTTGACCAAGCCGTTGACGCCACTACCCGGGTTCAGGGCGGATCCTACAACGAGGAATACGATGACCCCCCGCGCAGAGTAAATTACAACTATCATCCGATAATAGATTTCTTCAAGCCGGAAGCCTCGATGCTTCAGTCTGTTCAACCGCAAATGGCTACGCAGCCATCGCCAGTGCAAAGTTCCAACGCTTGGAAGCCGATGATTTCGGCTTAG